A genomic window from Methanobrevibacter sp. TLL-48-HuF1 includes:
- a CDS encoding GNAT family N-acetyltransferase yields the protein MNVIILTEGGKNYGFGHVARCSSIYQAFRKFCITPQFIVNGDKSIDAILQNINYAIYDWQNMEFADDDIVIIDSYHAPLEFYRKIAKTAALAIYVDDNDRLDYPEGIVVNGTILATTKRKDALYGSKYIPLREDFWNAKITDVNDEIKNVLITLGGNDLRNLTPKILNLLKNEDFAKKVIIGNSFDNVGEIEEFDDELIYSPDSRQMLDAMESTDLAISSAGQTLYELARVGVPTIAVGVVDNQINNIQNWQKQGFIEFAGFWDDDNLEENILAKLELLKDSALRKEKQNMGISAVDGKGSIRIAKTALNSYYRKNSVFREIKKEDCLKIFEIANDEEVRKSSFNCDKIDLETHKKWFNGILNDNTTEFLVLEYDSDIIGQLRFDFDEKYPVISISLNKKYRGLGLSKYLLNKGITYIKENYNQDTLVADIKKSNARSVSFFEAMGFKKECEIRNGSALRFIYRG from the coding sequence ATGAATGTAATAATATTGACTGAAGGCGGAAAAAACTATGGATTCGGGCATGTAGCCAGATGCAGCTCAATATATCAGGCTTTTAGAAAATTCTGCATAACACCTCAATTTATTGTTAATGGGGACAAATCAATTGATGCAATTTTGCAAAATATTAACTATGCTATTTATGACTGGCAGAATATGGAATTTGCTGATGATGATATTGTTATTATAGATTCATATCATGCACCACTTGAATTTTACCGAAAAATAGCTAAAACAGCAGCATTAGCTATTTATGTTGATGATAATGATCGTTTAGATTATCCTGAGGGGATAGTTGTAAACGGAACAATCCTTGCAACAACTAAAAGAAAAGATGCGCTGTACGGATCAAAATACATTCCCCTTAGAGAGGACTTCTGGAATGCAAAGATAACTGATGTTAATGATGAAATAAAAAATGTTTTAATTACTTTAGGCGGAAATGATTTAAGAAATCTGACTCCTAAAATCCTGAATTTGCTGAAAAATGAGGATTTTGCAAAAAAGGTCATCATAGGAAACAGCTTTGATAATGTTGGTGAAATCGAGGAGTTTGATGATGAACTGATTTATTCTCCAGACAGCAGACAAATGCTTGATGCTATGGAAAGCACAGATTTGGCTATTTCATCAGCAGGCCAAACATTATATGAACTTGCAAGAGTAGGTGTTCCGACAATTGCTGTTGGAGTTGTTGACAATCAGATAAACAATATTCAAAACTGGCAAAAGCAGGGTTTCATTGAGTTTGCAGGATTCTGGGATGATGATAATTTAGAAGAAAATATTTTAGCTAAACTGGAGCTGCTTAAAGATTCTGCTTTAAGAAAAGAAAAGCAAAATATGGGCATCAGTGCAGTTGATGGTAAAGGTTCTATAAGAATAGCTAAAACAGCTCTAAACAGTTATTACAGGAAAAATTCTGTTTTCAGAGAAATTAAAAAAGAGGACTGTCTTAAAATATTTGAAATAGCTAATGATGAAGAAGTAAGAAAAAGCTCTTTTAATTGCGATAAAATAGATTTGGAAACTCATAAAAAATGGTTTAATGGGATATTAAATGATAATACAACAGAATTTCTGGTTTTGGAATATGACTCAGATATTATTGGTCAGTTAAGATTTGATTTTGATGAAAAGTATCCTGTTATTAGCATTAGCTTAAATAAAAAGTATAGGGGATTAGGATTGTCTAAATACTTGTTAAATAAGGGAATAACTTATATTAAGGAAAATTATAATCAGGATACTTTAGTTGCAGATATTAAAAAAAGCAATGCAAGGTCAGTTTCATTTTTTGAGGCTATGGGATTTAAAAAAGAATGTGAAATCAGAAACGGCAGTGCTTTAAGATTTATTTACAGAGGCTGA
- a CDS encoding glycosyltransferase family protein, producing MKIGAIIQARTSSTRLPQKVLKPLPFNSKINVLQQVIRRVAKSELIDEIIIATTTHDEDEKIVEVAKKENIKFYKGSLENVLERYYNAALENSLDVIVRITSDCPCADANIIDEIVKKHIDSNADYTSNTLTRGFPRGIDAEVINFNVLENVYENATDKFEKEHVTPFIYKTHPEDFKIVQYETKNDNSDIRITLDTPQDYALLCSVYDNLYDKNEFFSLDDILELFSSKPYLKDINSEITQKKVCNSLEEELDEVLNLCEKQDLDRAKLYIEKII from the coding sequence ATGAAAATTGGAGCAATTATTCAGGCCAGAACCTCTTCAACAAGACTTCCGCAAAAAGTTTTAAAACCGCTACCTTTCAATAGCAAAATAAATGTACTGCAACAGGTTATTAGAAGAGTAGCCAAATCTGAACTTATTGATGAAATAATAATAGCTACAACAACACATGATGAAGATGAAAAAATAGTTGAAGTAGCTAAAAAAGAAAACATTAAGTTTTACAAAGGCAGTCTGGAAAATGTTCTGGAACGATATTATAATGCTGCTTTGGAAAACAGCTTGGATGTTATTGTCAGGATAACCAGTGACTGTCCATGTGCCGATGCAAATATAATTGATGAAATTGTCAAAAAACATATAGACTCCAATGCAGATTATACTTCAAATACATTAACCAGAGGATTTCCAAGAGGAATTGATGCTGAGGTAATTAACTTCAATGTTTTGGAAAATGTATATGAAAATGCCACTGATAAATTTGAAAAGGAACATGTAACTCCATTTATCTATAAAACACATCCTGAAGACTTTAAAATAGTGCAATATGAAACAAAAAACGACAACTCTGATATTAGGATTACACTAGATACTCCTCAGGATTATGCTCTGCTCTGCAGTGTTTATGATAATTTATATGATAAAAATGAATTCTTCTCTCTGGATGATATTTTGGAATTATTTAGCAGTAAACCTTATTTAAAAGATATAAACTCTGAAATAACTCAAAAAAAGGTTTGCAATAGTTTAGAAGAAGAATTGGATGAAGTTCTTAATTTATGCGAAAAACAGGATTTGGATAGAGCTAAACTGTATATTGAAAAGATAATATGA
- the pseC gene encoding UDP-4-amino-4,6-dideoxy-N-acetyl-beta-L-altrosamine transaminase, protein MISISKFLPYGKQCIDQEDIDAVTKVLSEDFITQGPKITEFEEEIANYVGAKYGVAFNSGTSALHGAYFALGLEKGDEMITTPNTFVATANAGLYLGAKVNFCDVEKQTGNIDASKLEVSKNTKLIAPVHYSGNPVNLKEIADIAEDNNAKIIEDGAHALGAKYDGKKIGSLKYSEMTMFSFHPVKHITTGEGGIIVTNDEEYYERLQLFRSHGITKNNLVNPRDGDWYYEMQHLGFNYRITDIQCALGLSQLKKLDSFVENRRKIAEKYDEMFEDNPYFDVVKENPDGESAYHLYPILLKEKYANHKKEIFSKLRSEGLGVQVHYIPVYLQPYYQNLGFNKGLCPVDEEFYKRELSIPMYPTLTDEDLEFVQEKLYKVFSEY, encoded by the coding sequence GTGATTTCTATTTCTAAATTTTTACCTTATGGAAAACAGTGTATAGACCAGGAAGACATTGATGCAGTCACAAAAGTATTAAGTGAAGATTTCATTACTCAGGGACCAAAAATAACTGAGTTTGAAGAGGAAATAGCTAATTATGTCGGAGCTAAATATGGAGTTGCTTTTAATTCAGGAACCTCTGCACTGCACGGTGCTTATTTTGCATTAGGTCTTGAAAAGGGAGATGAAATGATTACAACTCCTAATACTTTTGTAGCTACTGCTAATGCAGGATTATATTTAGGGGCTAAAGTAAACTTCTGTGATGTGGAAAAACAAACCGGAAACATTGATGCATCTAAACTGGAAGTCAGTAAAAATACTAAGTTAATAGCTCCTGTACATTATAGCGGTAATCCTGTTAACTTAAAGGAAATAGCTGATATTGCTGAAGATAATAATGCTAAGATTATTGAAGACGGTGCACATGCACTTGGTGCAAAATATGACGGTAAAAAAATAGGCTCTTTAAAATACTCTGAAATGACAATGTTCAGTTTTCATCCTGTTAAACACATTACAACCGGTGAAGGCGGAATTATTGTTACAAATGATGAAGAGTATTATGAAAGACTTCAGTTATTCAGATCTCATGGAATCACTAAAAATAATTTAGTAAATCCTCGTGACGGTGACTGGTATTATGAAATGCAGCACTTAGGATTCAATTACAGAATAACAGACATTCAATGTGCTTTAGGTTTATCACAACTTAAAAAATTAGATTCTTTTGTTGAAAACAGAAGAAAAATAGCTGAAAAATATGATGAGATGTTTGAAGACAATCCATATTTTGACGTTGTTAAAGAAAATCCGGACGGTGAGTCTGCATATCATTTATATCCGATTTTGTTAAAAGAAAAATATGCAAATCATAAAAAGGAAATATTTTCAAAATTACGCTCTGAAGGATTAGGTGTTCAGGTGCATTATATACCTGTTTATTTACAACCTTACTATCAAAACCTTGGATTTAATAAAGGACTTTGTCCAGTAGATGAAGAGTTTTACAAAAGAGAACTTAGTATACCAATGTACCCTACATTAACTGATGAAGATTTAGAGTTTGTACAAGAAAAACTTTACAAAGTATTTAGTGAGTATTAA
- the pseB gene encoding UDP-N-acetylglucosamine 4,6-dehydratase (inverting) has translation MLNDKTILITGGTGSFGKKFTKRVLEQYNPKKIIIYSRDEYKQYLMQRQFAQHKKVMRYFIGDVRDKERFARACDGVDIIVHAAALKQVPAAEYNPLEAIKTNIDGARNIVDVAIDKHVEKVVALSTDKAVNPVNLYGATKMVSDKLFIAANAYVGAKNTQFSVVRYGNVSGSRGSVIPFFKTLIDEGQTKIPITDMRMTRFWITLDEAVDLVIKAIGDAKGGELFIHKCPSFKVTDLAKAMLPDCEFEDVGIRPGEKLHEVMITKEDSRSAYEYDDYYIIYPDLEWWEDVNIKEGGKKVEDRFYYASDNNPVWLSVEEIREALKDIDIVY, from the coding sequence ATGTTAAATGATAAAACTATTTTAATTACTGGAGGGACTGGTTCTTTCGGTAAAAAGTTTACAAAAAGAGTATTAGAACAGTATAATCCTAAAAAAATTATTATATACTCAAGAGATGAATACAAGCAATATTTGATGCAAAGACAATTTGCCCAACATAAAAAAGTAATGCGTTACTTTATTGGGGATGTTAGAGATAAAGAAAGATTTGCACGTGCTTGTGATGGTGTAGATATTATTGTTCATGCAGCTGCATTAAAACAAGTTCCTGCAGCTGAATACAATCCTTTAGAAGCTATTAAAACCAATATTGATGGAGCCAGAAACATTGTGGATGTAGCTATTGACAAACATGTTGAAAAGGTAGTGGCATTATCTACTGATAAGGCAGTTAATCCGGTTAACTTATATGGTGCTACTAAAATGGTTTCAGATAAACTATTTATAGCAGCTAATGCTTATGTTGGAGCTAAAAACACTCAATTTTCAGTAGTTCGTTATGGAAATGTTTCAGGCAGTCGCGGATCTGTAATTCCATTTTTCAAAACTTTAATTGATGAAGGTCAAACTAAAATACCAATTACTGATATGAGAATGACCAGATTTTGGATTACTCTTGATGAAGCAGTTGATTTAGTAATTAAAGCTATTGGTGATGCTAAAGGTGGAGAATTATTTATCCATAAATGCCCTTCATTTAAAGTAACTGATTTGGCAAAAGCCATGCTTCCTGATTGTGAATTTGAAGATGTCGGTATTAGACCTGGTGAAAAACTCCATGAAGTAATGATAACTAAGGAAGATTCAAGATCTGCTTATGAATATGATGATTATTATATAATTTATCCGGATTTGGAATGGTGGGAAGATGTTAATATAAAAGAAGGTGGAAAAAAAGTAGAAGACAGATTCTACTATGCATCTGACAATAATCCGGTTTGGTTATCTGTTGAAGAAATTAGAGAAGCTTTAAAAGATATAGATATTGTATACTAG